One window of Roseisolibacter agri genomic DNA carries:
- a CDS encoding serine hydrolase domain-containing protein: MPVRPPSRLLRRALPLAGAALLPLAAPASAHAQAPAPPADSVRAAVDRVFARAQWTAPDGPGCAAAVARDGRVVHEGGYGAANLETGTPITPASVFHLASVSKQFTAAAILLLEKDGKLSLDDDVRKHLPELPDYGHRITIRHLLTHTSGLRDQWDLLAIARGRFEENRITESDVLEIVARQKALNFVPGSEYLYSNTGYTLAGTIVRRVSGQSLRDFAEARIFRPLGMTRTQFQDDYTRVIVNRAAGYARRADGQWHVSLPNYDTYGATSLFSTVGDLLRWQANLVTPTVGDSAMVREMTTLRTLANGDTSAYGYGLVAERHRGARIVSHGGADAGYRTWLGRFPEHGLDVVVLCNAASSNPAALGRAVADVFLPATLAASQPPMPPTVTLAPAQLRALAGAFVHPVTGAMNVISLRGDSLIAGRTAGPVLVPIGPRRFRARGQPVEFEFLEDGSVREHGIGWPARTPVTWRRTTIVQPTAAQLAEYAGTYHSEELGATYTVTVRDTALVLKTRWGSDDVLRPAYADAFAGPYLAQFTRTRGKVDGMLLSTGRVRKVAFVRTR, translated from the coding sequence ATGCCCGTGCGTCCGCCCTCCCGACTCCTCCGTCGCGCGCTGCCGCTCGCCGGCGCGGCGCTGCTCCCGCTCGCGGCGCCGGCATCGGCGCATGCGCAGGCGCCGGCACCGCCCGCCGACAGCGTCCGCGCCGCCGTCGACCGCGTCTTCGCGCGCGCGCAGTGGACCGCGCCCGATGGTCCCGGGTGCGCGGCCGCGGTCGCGCGCGACGGCCGCGTCGTCCACGAGGGCGGCTACGGTGCCGCGAACCTCGAGACCGGGACGCCCATCACGCCCGCCTCGGTCTTCCACCTCGCCTCGGTGTCGAAGCAGTTCACCGCGGCCGCCATCCTGCTGCTCGAGAAGGACGGCAAGCTCTCGCTCGACGACGACGTGCGGAAGCACCTGCCCGAGCTCCCCGACTACGGGCACCGCATCACCATCCGCCACCTGCTGACGCACACGAGCGGGCTGCGCGACCAGTGGGACCTGCTGGCGATCGCGCGCGGCCGCTTCGAGGAGAACCGCATCACCGAGTCGGACGTGCTGGAGATCGTGGCGCGGCAGAAGGCGCTCAACTTCGTGCCGGGCAGCGAGTACCTGTACAGCAACACGGGCTACACGCTCGCGGGCACCATCGTGCGGCGCGTCAGCGGCCAGTCGCTCCGCGACTTCGCGGAGGCGCGCATCTTCAGGCCGCTCGGCATGACGCGGACGCAGTTCCAGGACGACTACACGCGCGTCATCGTGAACCGGGCGGCCGGCTACGCGCGGCGCGCGGACGGGCAGTGGCACGTCAGCCTTCCGAACTACGACACGTACGGCGCGACGAGCCTCTTCAGCACCGTCGGCGACCTGCTGCGCTGGCAGGCGAACCTCGTGACGCCCACCGTCGGCGACTCGGCCATGGTGCGCGAGATGACGACGCTCCGCACGCTCGCCAACGGCGACACGAGCGCCTACGGCTACGGGCTGGTGGCCGAGCGGCACCGCGGCGCGCGCATCGTCAGCCACGGCGGCGCCGACGCGGGCTACCGCACCTGGCTCGGCCGCTTCCCCGAGCACGGCCTCGACGTCGTGGTGCTGTGCAACGCGGCCAGCAGCAACCCGGCCGCGCTCGGCCGCGCGGTCGCCGACGTCTTCCTGCCGGCGACGCTCGCGGCGTCGCAGCCGCCGATGCCGCCTACGGTGACGCTCGCGCCCGCGCAGCTGCGCGCGCTGGCGGGCGCGTTCGTGCACCCCGTCACCGGCGCGATGAACGTCATCTCGCTCCGCGGCGACTCGCTGATCGCGGGGCGCACCGCGGGGCCGGTGCTGGTGCCGATCGGCCCGCGCCGCTTCCGCGCGCGCGGCCAGCCGGTGGAGTTCGAGTTCCTGGAGGACGGCAGCGTGCGCGAGCACGGCATCGGCTGGCCGGCGCGCACGCCGGTGACGTGGCGGCGGACCACGATCGTGCAGCCGACCGCGGCGCAGCTGGCGGAGTACGCCGGCACCTACCATAGCGAGGAGCTGGGCGCGACGTACACGGTCACGGTGCGCGACACGGCGCTCGTCCTGAAGACGCGGTGGGGATCGGACGACGTGCTGCGGCCCGCCTACGCGGACGCGTTCGCGGGGCCGTACCTCGCGCAGTTCACGCGCACGCGCGGGAAGGTGGACGGGATGCTGCTGTCCACCGGGCGCGTGCGGAAGGTGGCGTTCGTGCGGACCCGCTGA